In a genomic window of uncultured Campylobacter sp.:
- a CDS encoding flagellar hook-basal body complex protein translates to MVRSLYNGVSGVRTQGFSMDVWANNIANINNVGFTASIPEFKSIFYQTSFAAGNNPTQDQIGLGATGMTTALSFYKQGPFMKTDNVLDMAIGGKGFFGVTNGSGTYYTRAGSFGVDKERYLVTNQGNYVLGTQNALTQVTPSQGAIEAFGRVNGRAAVTQAYTLGADTTDLDVGDIGSQGKIRLPEFLYLPTKPTSKVTFKGNLDSSFKTEPATLPVDAATYTSNIDNASRTINLRGRVTPGADITRPRKGDLVTVTATDANGKTAEFSAPIDENGNWSISRSFERDFDLTTAPNLTAKINTTKEAANREKFVTELLNADGTKNTLELTLTKRVPQGANGTVWDVAATVKDASGATISNANGELDFDHEGRLVSSTLGALDNNGSQVELDFGTPAAAGQIYSGVTSTSQAKSVSVAQNGVYEGILKDYYTNDSGNILAKFTNGEVRSVGKVALYHFQNEQGLAKMGDNIYSQSANSGAAFFYKDAGGKSIYGAKLASSTLEQSNVDLAQALTEVIVTQKAYDANAKSITTSNEMLQRAIELKR, encoded by the coding sequence ATGGTAAGAAGCCTGTATAACGGCGTTAGCGGCGTCAGAACCCAGGGGTTTAGTATGGACGTGTGGGCGAACAATATCGCCAACATAAACAACGTCGGCTTTACCGCTTCGATACCGGAATTTAAGAGCATTTTTTACCAAACCTCCTTTGCTGCGGGCAACAACCCGACCCAAGACCAAATCGGCCTCGGCGCTACGGGCATGACGACGGCGCTTAGCTTTTACAAGCAAGGCCCGTTTATGAAAACCGATAACGTCTTAGATATGGCGATCGGCGGCAAAGGGTTTTTCGGCGTAACGAACGGCTCAGGCACCTACTATACGCGCGCCGGTAGCTTTGGCGTCGATAAAGAAAGATATCTCGTAACAAATCAAGGCAACTACGTCCTAGGAACGCAAAATGCGCTAACGCAGGTAACTCCAAGCCAGGGCGCGATAGAGGCTTTCGGTAGAGTAAACGGACGAGCCGCCGTCACGCAGGCCTATACGCTAGGCGCAGATACGACCGACCTTGACGTCGGCGATATCGGCTCTCAGGGCAAGATTCGCCTACCGGAGTTTTTGTATCTGCCGACTAAACCGACGTCAAAGGTGACTTTTAAAGGCAATCTCGACTCGTCTTTTAAAACCGAGCCCGCTACACTGCCAGTAGACGCCGCAACCTATACGAGTAACATAGATAATGCTTCTAGAACTATAAATTTACGCGGACGAGTCACGCCTGGTGCCGATATAACCCGCCCTAGAAAAGGCGATCTCGTCACCGTAACGGCAACCGACGCAAACGGCAAAACGGCTGAATTTAGCGCTCCGATCGACGAAAACGGCAATTGGAGCATAAGCAGGAGTTTTGAGAGGGATTTTGATCTAACGACGGCACCGAATTTGACCGCTAAGATAAATACGACCAAAGAAGCGGCAAATCGGGAAAAATTCGTAACCGAGCTTTTAAATGCGGACGGCACGAAAAATACTCTGGAACTAACGCTAACAAAACGCGTCCCTCAGGGCGCTAACGGTACGGTCTGGGACGTGGCGGCAACCGTAAAAGATGCGAGCGGCGCAACGATCTCAAACGCTAACGGAGAGTTAGATTTCGACCACGAGGGTAGGCTTGTTAGCTCTACTTTGGGTGCTTTAGATAATAACGGCTCGCAAGTCGAACTAGACTTCGGCACTCCTGCGGCCGCAGGTCAAATTTACTCGGGCGTCACCAGTACGTCGCAAGCAAAAAGCGTCTCGGTCGCCCAAAACGGCGTATATGAGGGGATTTTAAAGGATTATTACACCAACGACTCGGGAAACATCCTGGCTAAATTTACCAACGGCGAGGTTCGCTCCGTCGGCAAAGTCGCGCTCTATCACTTCCAAAACGAGCAAGGGCTTGCAAAAATGGGCGACAATATCTATTCGCAAAGCGCGAATTCGGGCGCTGCCTTTTTCTACAAAGACGCAGGCGGCAAAAGCATCTACGGCGCCAAACTGGCTAGCAGCACGCTAGAACAGTCAAACGTCGATCTAGCCCAGGCTCTAACGGAGGTCATCGTCACGCAAAAGGCCTACGACGCTAACGCCAAGAGCATCACGACCAGCAACGAAATGCTCCAGCGCGCAATCGAGCTAAAGCGCTAA
- a CDS encoding ribonuclease HII produces MLKGKLNPQICGIDEAGRGALAGPMAVAACVLKREIAGLNDSKELTAKRREELFKEIAGNSEFLIAYFSNEQIDNLGLSECLRRALRLFKAHFAGCELLYDGNANYGTGVKTMVGADGKVAQVSAASILAKVSRDALMRAWDGVHTGYGYAVHKGYGTKAHLSAIAARGYCEIHRKSFAIKARQNSLFD; encoded by the coding sequence ATGTTAAAAGGCAAATTAAATCCTCAAATCTGCGGCATTGATGAAGCGGGTCGCGGCGCGCTGGCGGGCCCCATGGCGGTAGCTGCATGCGTACTAAAGCGTGAGATAGCGGGGCTAAACGACTCAAAAGAACTAACGGCGAAGCGGCGCGAGGAGCTGTTTAAAGAGATCGCGGGAAACTCGGAATTTCTCATCGCGTATTTTTCAAACGAGCAGATCGACAATCTGGGGCTTAGCGAGTGTCTTAGGCGCGCGCTGCGGCTGTTTAAGGCGCATTTTGCGGGCTGCGAGCTACTCTACGACGGCAACGCAAACTACGGCACGGGCGTAAAAACCATGGTTGGAGCCGACGGCAAAGTAGCACAAGTAAGCGCCGCAAGCATCCTAGCCAAAGTAAGCCGCGACGCGCTGATGAGAGCATGGGACGGCGTGCATACGGGCTATGGATACGCCGTACACAAAGGCTACGGCACGAAAGCCCACCTGAGCGCGATCGCCGCACGCGGATACTGCGAGATACACCGCAAAAGCTTCGCGATAAAAGCAAGGCAAAATTCGCTTTTTGATTAA
- a CDS encoding carbon-nitrogen hydrolase family protein — protein MTTFSPNLYPIVLTAPSCSQRQDELLEKIAAAPENSIILASELCVSGYDFDGFFSGANRAMLGGSIGSFDAILFEVIQEALSPDKFLGLTHLTSLNRAKGLAQISITQTQKNEIYNEFILLNSQNVFYTQNKSKLFHPNLEHEIFAAGDESAIKPFDFKGLKIGVLICFELRFAKLWAQLKGCDVILVPAMWGKAREDAYFTLCKALAIANSCYVVAASSLELEFSGVFLPNGEFAKEAKFDQNLILEIKRNLGLL, from the coding sequence TTGACGACTTTTAGTCCGAATTTATACCCCATCGTCCTAACGGCGCCCTCTTGTTCCCAGCGTCAAGACGAGTTGCTCGAAAAAATCGCCGCCGCGCCCGAAAATTCGATCATCCTAGCTAGCGAGCTGTGCGTTAGCGGATATGATTTCGACGGATTTTTTAGCGGAGCAAACCGAGCAATGCTCGGCGGTTCGATAGGTAGCTTTGACGCCATACTTTTTGAAGTGATCCAAGAAGCGCTAAGTCCTGATAAATTCCTCGGACTCACGCATCTAACGAGCCTAAACCGCGCCAAAGGACTCGCGCAAATTTCAATCACGCAGACGCAAAAAAACGAAATTTACAACGAATTTATCCTGCTAAACAGCCAAAACGTCTTTTATACGCAAAATAAATCAAAGCTTTTTCACCCAAATTTAGAGCACGAAATTTTTGCCGCCGGAGACGAGTCTGCGATAAAGCCGTTTGATTTTAAAGGGCTAAAAATCGGCGTTCTCATTTGCTTTGAGCTTAGATTTGCCAAGCTTTGGGCACAGCTAAAGGGCTGCGACGTCATCCTGGTACCCGCGATGTGGGGCAAGGCGCGCGAGGACGCGTATTTTACGCTTTGCAAGGCTCTAGCGATTGCCAATAGCTGCTACGTCGTAGCCGCAAGCTCGCTTGAACTTGAGTTTTCGGGCGTGTTTTTACCAAACGGCGAATTTGCAAAAGAAGCTAAATTTGATCAAAATCTAATCCTTGAAATCAAACGAAATTTGGGGCTTTTATGA
- a CDS encoding ribonucleotide-diphosphate reductase subunit beta has translation MNRKRIYNPSSNENLTDRRVFNGNPHGILNFTKAKYQWALKLWDLMEANTWFPKEVDTTDDVRDYAYNLTQAEKRMYDLVWSQLISMDSFQTNNLADNINPYITAPEINACLARQAYEEANHSKSYAVMVEAICDNTDLIYEMEKHDEVLREKNDYISSVYEELAGEVTDEKLLLAMVANQILEGIYFYSGFTAIYALARAGKMLGSAQMIRFIQRDEITHLLLFQNMINSVRAERPDLFTPETEAKIYDMFERAGELEIKWGKYITQNQIMGFTDDIIEQYIRYLIDQRLVAIGLKRRYNVAHPIKWVDDFAKFNDQKSNFFEAKVTNYSKGSISFDDF, from the coding sequence ATGAACCGAAAACGAATCTACAATCCTAGCTCAAACGAAAATTTGACCGATCGCCGCGTATTTAACGGCAATCCGCACGGCATTTTAAATTTCACCAAGGCAAAATACCAGTGGGCGCTCAAGCTCTGGGACCTGATGGAGGCTAACACGTGGTTTCCAAAAGAGGTCGATACCACCGACGACGTACGCGACTACGCCTACAACCTCACGCAGGCCGAAAAGCGCATGTACGACCTCGTCTGGAGTCAGCTGATCTCGATGGATAGCTTCCAAACAAACAACCTAGCCGACAACATCAACCCGTACATCACCGCGCCCGAGATCAACGCCTGCCTAGCGCGCCAAGCCTACGAGGAAGCCAACCACTCCAAGTCCTACGCCGTCATGGTCGAGGCCATCTGCGACAACACCGATCTCATCTACGAGATGGAAAAGCACGACGAGGTTTTGCGCGAGAAAAACGACTACATCTCAAGCGTTTACGAGGAGCTAGCCGGCGAAGTGACCGACGAAAAGCTACTGCTAGCCATGGTGGCGAATCAAATTTTAGAGGGCATTTATTTTTACAGCGGTTTTACGGCGATTTATGCGCTGGCTCGTGCAGGCAAGATGCTAGGCAGCGCGCAGATGATCCGCTTTATCCAGCGCGACGAGATCACGCATCTACTGCTATTTCAAAACATGATAAACAGCGTCCGCGCCGAGCGTCCCGATCTTTTCACGCCTGAGACGGAAGCTAAAATTTACGACATGTTCGAGCGCGCTGGCGAGCTAGAGATAAAATGGGGCAAATACATCACGCAAAACCAGATCATGGGCTTTACCGACGACATCATCGAGCAATACATCCGCTACCTCATCGATCAGCGCCTAGTCGCCATCGGGCTAAAACGCCGCTACAACGTCGCTCACCCGATCAAATGGGTTGATGATTTTGCTAAATTTAATGACCAGAAGTCAAATTTCTTTGAGGCAAAGGTGACGAATTACAGCAAAGGAAGCATCAGTTTTGACGACTTTTAG
- a CDS encoding protein-L-isoaspartate(D-aspartate) O-methyltransferase yields the protein MTALEKSKCLAMADEIGDILTLTPPLYKALCDTPREIFAPVVHRAYSLDAQPIGGNQWISSPLTVAKMTLALEAEGIDNALEIGCGSGYQAAILSHLAHRVFSVERIEKLATEAKKRFEALEIRNVHVRFDDGNVGWKSYAPYDRILLSAAAQQVPQTLFNQLKNGGILVAPIEKNGKQFIVKFTKDSRGEITQKALDECLFVPLLGGIE from the coding sequence ATGACCGCTCTTGAAAAATCAAAATGCCTTGCTATGGCCGACGAGATCGGCGATATACTCACTCTGACGCCCCCGCTTTATAAGGCTCTTTGCGACACTCCGCGCGAGATATTCGCTCCCGTCGTGCACCGCGCGTACAGCCTGGACGCTCAGCCCATCGGCGGCAATCAATGGATCAGCTCGCCTCTAACGGTAGCTAAAATGACGCTAGCGCTTGAGGCCGAAGGTATCGATAACGCCCTAGAGATCGGCTGCGGTAGCGGTTATCAGGCGGCGATTTTATCGCATTTAGCGCACAGGGTTTTTAGCGTCGAGCGCATCGAAAAGCTAGCAACCGAGGCTAAAAAACGCTTCGAGGCGCTTGAAATACGCAACGTCCACGTGAGATTTGACGACGGAAACGTCGGTTGGAAAAGCTACGCGCCCTACGACCGCATTTTGCTTTCAGCAGCGGCGCAGCAGGTGCCGCAGACGCTTTTTAACCAGCTAAAAAACGGCGGCATTTTAGTAGCCCCCATCGAAAAAAACGGCAAGCAGTTTATCGTCAAATTTACAAAAGACTCTCGCGGCGAGATAACGCAAAAGGCGCTTGACGAGTGCCTTTTCGTGCCGCTTTTGGGCGGGATAGAGTAG